A genome region from Bradyrhizobium commune includes the following:
- a CDS encoding GTP-binding protein, with the protein MSQVGSIERTEALGFWWAAVPAERWPDDPVWRKNLRKQWNEIYGHRRQEIVFIGVGMDEAAIRARLDACLVPGRPAMDVAGWAKLPDPFPAWRRADQAA; encoded by the coding sequence ATCAGCCAGGTGGGCTCGATCGAGCGCACCGAAGCCTTGGGGTTCTGGTGGGCCGCCGTTCCCGCCGAACGCTGGCCCGACGATCCCGTCTGGCGCAAAAATCTGCGCAAGCAATGGAACGAGATCTATGGCCACCGCCGCCAGGAAATCGTATTTATCGGCGTCGGTATGGACGAAGCGGCGATCCGCGCACGGCTCGATGCCTGCCTCGTCCCGGGCAGGCCTGCGATGGATGTCGCCGGATGGGCCAAGCTGCCGGATCCCTTTCCGGCGTGGCGACGGGCCGATCAAGCGGCTTGA